One genomic window of Augochlora pura isolate Apur16 chromosome 5, APUR_v2.2.1, whole genome shotgun sequence includes the following:
- the LOC144470153 gene encoding COMM domain-containing protein 8 — METAQPLYLNLFSEDKIHVLKELLHACVDEICGRSGPSYHRFASSIDWSREEYEESYKLISTLLHNPACLYLSEEKMPQEYHELPEHIQQSILTCLRVRREQLTDALLMEYSKEKYETLIDFDWRLKLIMGSSKLASLREPLLQLDLVVENKEGRRILGLELNRDELETFINTIESIVK; from the exons ATGGAAACTGCTCAGCCGTTGTATCTTAACCTCTTCAGCGAAGATAAAATTCATGTTTTAAAGGAG TTACTGCATGCATGCGTGGATGAAATATGTGGTAGATCGGGCCCATCCTATCATCGATTTGCAAGTAGCATAGATTGGAGCAGAGAAGAATATGAGGAGagttacaaattaatatccaCTCTGTTACACAATCCTGCTTGTCTGTATCTGTCGGAAGAGAAg ATGCCTCAAGAATACCATGAGCTACCCGAGCACATTCAGCAAAGCATACTAACTTGTTTGAGAGTGAGAAGGGAGCAGTTAACAGATGCTTTATTGATGGAATattccaaagaaaaatatgaaacattaaTAGACTTTGACTGGAGATTAAAG CTTATAATGGGATCCAGTAAGTTGGCTTCTTTGAGGGAACCTCTTTTACAACTGGATCTTGTAGTTGAAAACAAGGAAGGACGACGTATTTTGGGATTGGAACTAAATAGAGATGAACTGGAGACTTTTATAAATACCATAGAGTCCATTGTGAAATGA